In Streptantibioticus cattleyicolor NRRL 8057 = DSM 46488, a genomic segment contains:
- a CDS encoding SDR family NAD(P)-dependent oxidoreductase produces MPVAIVTGASRGLGLALAAGLAARGWEVVADARSGPALRSAVARLPGPGRVRAVPGDVTDAGHRSRLVAAAMAAGGVDLLVNNASVLGAEPLVPLADHPLTGLRAALETNAVAPLALVQEALPHLRAAGGAVLSVTSDAAVEAYPTWGGYGASKAALERLCAVLAVEEPAVRVWWVDPGDMRTAMYEAAVPGDPDAAARPDPAGVVPALLRLVAERPASGRYLAGALLEAAR; encoded by the coding sequence ATGCCGGTGGCGATCGTCACGGGGGCGTCCAGGGGGCTGGGGCTGGCGCTGGCCGCGGGGCTGGCGGCGCGGGGCTGGGAGGTGGTGGCCGACGCCCGTTCGGGGCCGGCGCTGCGCTCGGCGGTGGCCCGGCTGCCCGGGCCGGGCCGGGTACGGGCGGTGCCGGGGGACGTCACCGACGCCGGGCACCGGTCCCGGCTGGTGGCCGCGGCCATGGCGGCGGGCGGGGTGGACCTGCTGGTGAACAACGCGAGCGTGCTGGGCGCCGAGCCGCTGGTGCCGCTGGCCGACCATCCGCTGACCGGGCTGCGGGCGGCGCTGGAGACCAACGCGGTGGCGCCGCTGGCCCTGGTGCAGGAGGCGCTGCCGCATCTGCGGGCGGCCGGCGGCGCGGTGCTCTCGGTCACCTCGGACGCGGCCGTGGAGGCGTACCCCACCTGGGGCGGCTACGGGGCGAGCAAGGCGGCGCTGGAGCGGCTGTGCGCGGTGCTGGCGGTGGAGGAGCCGGCCGTCCGGGTGTGGTGGGTCGATCCGGGCGACATGCGGACGGCGATGTACGAGGCGGCGGTGCCGGGGGATCCGGACGCGGCGGCGCGTCCGGATCCGGCCGGTGTGGTGCCGGCGCTGCTGCGGCTGGTGGCGGAGCGGCCGGCCAGCGGCCGTTACCTGGCCGGCGCGCTCCTGGAGGCGGCGCGGTGA
- a CDS encoding FHA domain-containing protein, with protein MGHGVPELVLQLNGQTWSLDPARSYTVGRDPQGDIGLDDARVSWRHAILRWNGHGWTLEDLGSTNGTWAHGQRVHEIPIGPGSTVHLGNATDGPRLDFAAPVPVHAAPAYAAPEHPATAPHPGHPAPQHSAPASEWPQPHPAPAGGRNPTSFHQLAVGRVLSIGRALENDLVVADLQVSRRHAELRIHPDGRYEIVDLGSHNRTYVNGKPVRRALIGPGDTVGVGHSTFRLVGDRLEEFVDTGEVTFSARRLTVQVPHGNTTKTILKDVSFGVPEKSLIGVIGPSGSGKSTLLRALTGYRPADHGQVLYDNRDLYQHFAELRQRIGLVPQDDILHKELTIRRALKYAAKLRFPDDTAAAERQARIDEVLRELKLDVHADKRITALSGGQRKRVSVALELLTKPSLIFLDEPTSGLDPGMDRDVMQLLRGLADDGRTVLVVTHSVAELALCDRLLVMAPGGSVAYFGPPDEALAFFGYDTWADVFQAFENYRDYDWAGRWHGSHHYRTYAADLDAAATVPTPPAPVAPPQAEPRMARSWGSQLRTLIARYLSVIASDRGFMGLMLVLPAVLGVVSVVIPADSGLGFGPARVRLWNKDAGTILMILTVGMCFSGAANSVRELIKERVIYERERAVGLSRSAYLMSKVVVLGLITAVQGVIICAIGFAPRAMPAEGVLLHNEPAVEMTLVVIGIGFTSMMIGLVISSLVKTAEKTMPLLVMFAIVQVVFTGILFQLYDKPGLEQVAWLMPSRWALAGLATTAQLNILMPYDPAHPDTLWKHSAGIWCLDLAVLLSLGVACGFAVARLLRRHEPEVMRGG; from the coding sequence GTGGGGCATGGAGTGCCGGAACTCGTACTGCAACTGAACGGACAAACCTGGTCACTTGACCCGGCCAGGTCGTACACCGTGGGCCGCGACCCGCAGGGGGACATCGGGCTCGACGACGCCCGGGTCTCCTGGCGGCACGCGATCCTGCGGTGGAACGGGCACGGCTGGACCCTGGAGGACCTGGGCAGCACCAACGGCACCTGGGCGCACGGACAGCGCGTCCACGAGATACCGATAGGCCCGGGCAGCACCGTCCACCTCGGCAACGCCACCGACGGCCCGCGGCTGGACTTCGCCGCCCCCGTCCCCGTCCACGCCGCCCCCGCCTACGCCGCCCCGGAACACCCGGCCACCGCACCGCACCCCGGCCACCCCGCACCCCAGCACTCCGCACCGGCATCCGAGTGGCCGCAACCCCACCCCGCGCCGGCCGGCGGACGCAACCCGACCAGCTTCCACCAGCTCGCCGTCGGCCGGGTACTGAGCATCGGCCGCGCCCTGGAGAACGACCTGGTCGTCGCCGACCTCCAGGTCTCCCGCCGCCACGCCGAACTGCGCATCCACCCCGACGGCCGCTACGAGATCGTCGACCTCGGCAGCCACAACCGCACCTACGTCAACGGCAAGCCGGTGCGCCGCGCCCTGATCGGCCCCGGCGACACCGTCGGCGTCGGCCACTCCACCTTCCGGCTCGTCGGCGACCGGCTGGAGGAGTTCGTCGACACCGGCGAAGTCACCTTCTCCGCCCGCCGCCTGACCGTCCAGGTGCCGCACGGCAACACCACCAAGACCATCCTCAAGGACGTCTCCTTCGGCGTACCGGAGAAGTCCCTGATCGGCGTCATCGGCCCCTCCGGATCCGGCAAGTCCACCCTGCTGCGCGCGCTCACCGGCTACCGCCCCGCCGACCACGGCCAGGTCCTCTACGACAACCGCGACCTCTACCAGCACTTCGCCGAACTGCGCCAGCGCATCGGACTGGTGCCGCAGGACGACATCCTGCACAAGGAACTGACGATCCGCCGGGCCCTGAAGTACGCCGCCAAACTGCGCTTCCCCGACGACACCGCCGCCGCCGAACGCCAGGCCCGCATCGACGAGGTGCTGCGCGAGCTCAAGCTCGACGTCCACGCCGACAAACGCATCACCGCGCTCTCCGGCGGCCAGCGCAAACGCGTCTCGGTCGCCCTGGAACTGCTCACCAAACCGTCGCTGATCTTCCTCGACGAACCCACCTCGGGCCTCGACCCGGGCATGGACCGCGACGTGATGCAACTGCTGCGCGGCCTCGCCGACGACGGCCGCACGGTGCTGGTGGTCACCCACTCGGTGGCCGAACTCGCCCTGTGCGACCGGCTGTTGGTGATGGCACCGGGCGGCTCGGTGGCCTACTTCGGGCCGCCCGACGAGGCGCTCGCCTTCTTCGGCTACGACACCTGGGCCGACGTCTTCCAGGCGTTCGAGAACTACCGCGACTACGACTGGGCCGGCCGCTGGCACGGCTCCCACCACTACCGCACCTACGCCGCCGACCTGGACGCCGCCGCGACCGTCCCCACCCCGCCCGCCCCGGTGGCCCCGCCGCAGGCCGAACCGCGCATGGCCCGCAGCTGGGGCTCCCAACTGCGCACCCTGATCGCCCGCTACCTGTCGGTGATCGCCTCCGACCGCGGCTTCATGGGGCTGATGCTCGTCCTGCCCGCCGTCCTCGGCGTGGTCAGCGTGGTCATCCCGGCCGACAGCGGCCTCGGCTTCGGCCCGGCCCGGGTGCGCCTGTGGAACAAGGACGCCGGCACCATCCTGATGATCCTCACCGTCGGCATGTGCTTCTCCGGCGCCGCCAACTCGGTACGCGAACTCATCAAGGAACGCGTCATCTACGAACGCGAACGCGCCGTGGGCCTGTCCCGCAGCGCCTACCTGATGTCCAAGGTCGTCGTGCTCGGCCTGATCACCGCCGTCCAGGGCGTGATCATCTGCGCCATCGGCTTCGCCCCGCGCGCCATGCCCGCCGAAGGCGTCCTGCTGCACAACGAACCGGCCGTCGAGATGACCCTCGTCGTCATCGGCATCGGCTTCACCTCGATGATGATCGGCCTGGTCATCTCCTCGCTGGTCAAGACCGCCGAGAAGACCATGCCGCTGCTGGTGATGTTCGCCATCGTCCAGGTGGTCTTCACCGGCATCCTCTTCCAGCTCTACGACAAGCCCGGCCTGGAACAGGTCGCCTGGCTGATGCCGTCCCGCTGGGCGCTGGCCGGCCTGGCCACCACCGCCCAGCTCAACATCCTCATGCCGTACGACCCCGCCCACCCCGACACGCTGTGGAAGCACAGCGCCGGGATCTGGTGCCTCGACCTGGCCGTCCTGCTCTCCCTCGGCGTCGCCTGCGGCTTCGCCGTCGCCCGGCTGCTGCGCCGGCACGAACCCGAGGTCATGCGCGGCGGCTGA
- a CDS encoding S-adenosylmethionine:tRNA ribosyltransferase-isomerase, with the protein MTASAVRTVRVPPELSARVPPARRDAVRLITGRRSTGEVSHHAFRALPRLLCAGDVLVVNTSPTLPAAVDGVLAGEAVVVHFSTRRDDGRWAVELRTPDGRGTTRARPGGPAGAVVALAGGGRLVLDAPLAAGSDRLWLATVAPADTVAYLRRNGRPIRYGYTERDQPLAAYRTVFSVPSADGLGSAEMPGAGRPFTAGMVAALVSRGVQVAPLTLHTGVASAQAHEPPYPERFAVPESTARLVNAARAGGGRVIAVGTTAVRALESAADEGGRVRAARGWTDLVVTPERGTRVVDGLLTGLHEPEASHLLMLAAVAGVELLDRVYAEAVRERYRWHEFGDVNLLLP; encoded by the coding sequence GTGACCGCGTCGGCGGTGCGGACGGTACGGGTGCCGCCGGAGCTGTCGGCGCGGGTGCCGCCGGCCCGGCGGGACGCGGTGCGGCTGATCACCGGCCGGCGGAGCACCGGTGAGGTGAGCCACCACGCGTTCCGGGCGCTGCCACGGCTGCTGTGCGCCGGGGACGTGCTGGTGGTCAACACCTCGCCGACGCTGCCGGCGGCGGTGGACGGGGTGCTCGCCGGGGAGGCGGTGGTGGTCCACTTCTCGACCCGGCGGGACGACGGGCGGTGGGCGGTGGAGCTGCGGACCCCGGACGGGCGGGGCACCACCCGGGCGCGGCCGGGCGGTCCGGCGGGGGCGGTGGTGGCGCTGGCCGGCGGCGGGCGGCTGGTGCTGGACGCGCCGCTGGCGGCCGGGTCGGACCGGCTGTGGCTGGCCACGGTGGCGCCCGCGGACACGGTGGCGTACCTGCGCCGCAACGGGCGGCCGATCCGGTACGGCTACACCGAGCGGGACCAGCCACTGGCGGCGTACCGCACGGTGTTCTCGGTGCCGTCGGCGGACGGCCTGGGGTCGGCGGAGATGCCCGGCGCGGGGCGGCCGTTCACCGCGGGCATGGTGGCGGCGCTGGTGAGCCGGGGGGTGCAGGTGGCGCCGCTGACGCTGCACACCGGGGTGGCGTCCGCTCAGGCCCACGAGCCGCCGTACCCGGAGCGGTTCGCGGTGCCGGAGAGCACGGCGCGGCTGGTGAACGCGGCGCGGGCCGGCGGCGGCCGGGTGATCGCGGTGGGGACGACGGCGGTGCGGGCGCTGGAGTCGGCGGCGGACGAGGGCGGCCGGGTGCGCGCGGCGCGGGGATGGACGGATCTGGTGGTCACCCCGGAGCGCGGGACGCGGGTGGTGGACGGGCTGCTGACCGGGTTGCACGAGCCGGAGGCGTCCCATCTGCTGATGCTGGCCGCGGTGGCGGGCGTCGAGCTGCTGGACCGGGTGTACGCGGAGGCGGTGCGGGAGCGGTACCGGTGGCACGAGTTCGGGGACGTCAACCTGCTGCTGCCGTAG
- the fabI gene encoding enoyl-ACP reductase FabI — protein sequence MSGILAGKRILVTGVLTDASIAFHTARLAQEEGAEVVLTGFGRLSLVERIAKRLPKPAPVIELDVQNQEHLDGLAAKVAEHLGEGVGLDGVVHSIGFAPQDALGGNFLNTGWESVATAVQVSAYSLKSLTMALLPLLEQRGGSVVGMDFDAQVAWPKYDWMGVAKAALESTSRYLARDLGHKNIRVNLVSAGPIKSMAAKSIPGFEELADVWNTRAPIGWDLTDPEPAGRGVVALLSDWFPKTTGEIVHVDGGVHMMGA from the coding sequence ATGAGTGGAATCCTCGCAGGCAAGCGCATTCTGGTGACGGGCGTTCTCACCGACGCCTCGATCGCCTTCCACACCGCCAGGCTCGCCCAGGAGGAGGGCGCCGAGGTCGTCCTCACCGGCTTCGGCCGGCTGAGCCTCGTCGAGCGGATCGCCAAGCGGCTGCCCAAGCCCGCCCCGGTCATCGAGCTGGACGTGCAGAACCAGGAGCACCTAGACGGCCTCGCCGCCAAGGTCGCCGAACACCTCGGCGAGGGCGTCGGCCTCGACGGTGTGGTCCACTCCATCGGCTTCGCCCCGCAGGACGCGCTCGGCGGCAACTTCCTCAACACCGGCTGGGAGTCGGTGGCCACCGCCGTCCAGGTCTCCGCCTACTCGCTCAAGTCGCTGACCATGGCCCTGCTGCCGCTGCTCGAACAGCGCGGCGGCTCGGTGGTCGGCATGGACTTCGACGCGCAGGTGGCCTGGCCGAAGTACGACTGGATGGGCGTGGCCAAGGCGGCGCTGGAGTCCACCTCCCGCTACCTCGCCCGCGACCTGGGCCACAAGAACATCCGGGTCAACCTGGTCTCGGCCGGCCCGATCAAGTCCATGGCCGCCAAGTCCATCCCGGGCTTCGAGGAGCTGGCCGACGTGTGGAACACCCGCGCCCCGATCGGCTGGGACCTCACCGACCCCGAGCCGGCCGGCCGTGGTGTGGTGGCCCTGCTGTCCGACTGGTTCCCCAAGACCACCGGTGAGATCGTGCACGTCGACGGCGGCGTGCACATGATGGGCGCCTGA
- a CDS encoding streptophobe family protein — MASGPEQSHGARAVPWGRAVLAAVAAVGWAFAAMAAVAALGLHLLGADTRGALGPMTAAVVIMAVGGQVSPSGDVTVFGIGGAQAVGAVDIMPLGVALAGALPLGWVFARSTRRAGVVAGGAEFAVRTVAVIVVFLAVLAGLTWAGHETITISGASPGSAAPGLGDLGDLGDLGGLGGRLADSLGRLAHERASVGFRVDAGASVGAGLLWVLAVLALALLVNRRAPLPAAWHVVHRAVRPAASALCTALLLAVAAGFVVALCHAVADDHPGRVVGAALVGTPNAVWLAATLGLFVPWHGRAYGPLAYVLPHPLDQLLKGGADHPVTVAGLAGYDGWVWLLPVAAVVTMLLAGVVLAARTPPGASTAACALRLAVAAALAFALLTALTTLSVNADLSLFGFDALGSGIDLAGSVPLAFLLGAGWGLVCGAVGAALATATGARGTRVAGPAGLSGRP; from the coding sequence ATGGCCAGCGGTCCGGAGCAGTCACACGGTGCTCGCGCGGTGCCGTGGGGACGGGCGGTGCTCGCCGCGGTGGCCGCCGTCGGCTGGGCGTTCGCGGCGATGGCGGCGGTGGCGGCGCTCGGCCTCCATCTGCTGGGCGCCGACACCCGAGGGGCGCTCGGCCCGATGACCGCCGCCGTGGTGATCATGGCGGTGGGCGGCCAGGTCTCCCCCTCCGGTGACGTGACGGTCTTCGGGATCGGCGGGGCGCAGGCGGTCGGGGCGGTGGACATCATGCCGCTGGGCGTCGCGCTGGCCGGGGCGCTGCCGCTCGGCTGGGTCTTCGCCCGCTCCACGCGCCGGGCCGGCGTGGTGGCCGGCGGCGCGGAGTTCGCCGTCCGCACGGTCGCGGTGATCGTGGTCTTCCTGGCCGTGCTGGCCGGGCTGACCTGGGCCGGCCACGAGACGATCACCATCAGCGGGGCGTCGCCGGGGTCCGCCGCGCCCGGCCTCGGTGACCTGGGCGACCTCGGTGACCTGGGCGGTCTTGGCGGGCGGCTCGCCGACAGCCTGGGCCGGCTGGCGCACGAACGCGCCTCGGTGGGCTTCCGGGTCGACGCGGGCGCCTCGGTCGGCGCGGGGCTGCTGTGGGTGCTGGCGGTGCTGGCGCTGGCACTGCTGGTCAACCGGCGCGCGCCGCTGCCGGCCGCCTGGCACGTGGTGCACCGTGCCGTACGGCCGGCCGCCTCGGCGCTGTGCACGGCGCTGCTGCTGGCGGTGGCGGCCGGGTTCGTGGTCGCGCTGTGCCACGCGGTGGCGGACGACCATCCGGGCCGGGTGGTCGGCGCGGCCCTGGTCGGCACCCCGAACGCGGTATGGCTGGCGGCGACGCTGGGGTTGTTCGTCCCGTGGCACGGACGGGCGTACGGCCCGCTGGCGTACGTACTGCCGCACCCGCTGGACCAGTTGCTCAAGGGCGGCGCCGACCATCCGGTGACGGTGGCGGGGCTGGCCGGGTACGACGGGTGGGTGTGGCTGCTGCCGGTGGCCGCGGTGGTGACGATGCTGCTGGCCGGGGTGGTGCTCGCGGCGCGCACGCCGCCGGGCGCGTCGACGGCCGCCTGCGCGCTGCGGCTGGCCGTCGCCGCCGCGCTCGCCTTCGCGTTGCTGACCGCGTTGACCACGCTGTCGGTCAACGCCGATCTGTCGCTGTTCGGCTTCGACGCCCTGGGGTCCGGGATCGACCTGGCGGGCAGTGTTCCGCTCGCCTTCCTGCTGGGTGCCGGGTGGGGGCTGGTCTGCGGTGCGGTGGGGGCCGCCCTCGCCACGGCGACCGGGGCGCGCGGCACCCGGGTGGCGGGGCCCGCCGGGCTTTCCGGACGCCCCTGA
- a CDS encoding SixA phosphatase family protein, which produces MSDATPRRIVLLRHAKADWAQESDHERPLSDRGRKDAPVAGQWLAWKGFLPELTLCSTAQRTRETWKLVAHELPQRPKTVYEERLYEASLGELLALINETSDEVADLMLVGHNPGMHALADALTGRAEGDLAARMNRSAFPTCAIAVITFDGSWKSVEHGVGTLADYWVPHKA; this is translated from the coding sequence ATGAGCGACGCAACGCCCCGCAGGATCGTCCTCCTCAGGCACGCCAAGGCCGACTGGGCGCAGGAATCCGACCACGAACGGCCGCTGAGCGACCGTGGTCGCAAGGACGCCCCCGTCGCCGGACAATGGCTCGCCTGGAAGGGCTTCCTCCCCGAACTGACCCTCTGCTCGACGGCGCAGCGCACCCGCGAAACCTGGAAGCTCGTCGCCCACGAACTGCCGCAGCGCCCCAAGACCGTCTACGAGGAGCGGCTCTACGAGGCATCCCTCGGCGAACTCCTCGCGCTGATCAACGAGACCTCCGACGAGGTCGCCGACCTGATGCTGGTCGGCCACAACCCGGGCATGCACGCGCTGGCCGACGCGCTCACCGGCCGCGCCGAGGGCGATCTGGCGGCCCGGATGAACCGCAGTGCCTTCCCCACCTGCGCCATCGCCGTGATCACCTTCGACGGCTCGTGGAAGTCGGTCGAGCACGGGGTCGGGACGCTGGCCGACTACTGGGTCCCGCACAAGGCCTGA
- a CDS encoding CynX/NimT family MFS transporter translates to MRDDETVLSEDHRGPAVPAAVPATDAADAPHGAVPAASAPPPPGAGAAPGTPLTPLTRRLVAVALVIAAVNLRPAITSLGALMAEVRTGLHMNGTVAGLLTSVPAVCFAVFGTAAPRLARRFGPGAVVCAGMAAIAGGLLLRPFAQGTAVFLAASALGLAGIAVSNVLLPVVVKRYFPDRVGAMTGLYSMALSLGTAVAAASTVPLTRAMGGGWRLGLGVWAALAVVAVVPWLAVARTGRGAAAGAPAAGSAPRVRITRSRTAWALAVFFGLQATGAYITMGWLPQIFRDAGVSAATAGVLLAVTMVLGVPLSFVLPALAARVSHQGWLVAALGAFGLAGYAGLWLAPAAAPVAWALLMGVSNCAFPLALTMIGMRSRTGAGVAQLSAFAQSTGYLLSIPGPILVGALYQSTGGWHLPIALMAALMLPQMAAGILAGRKRHVEDEI, encoded by the coding sequence ATGCGAGACGACGAGACCGTGCTGTCCGAAGACCACCGGGGACCCGCCGTACCCGCTGCCGTGCCGGCCACCGACGCCGCCGACGCACCCCATGGTGCCGTGCCGGCCGCCTCGGCTCCGCCGCCCCCCGGCGCCGGAGCCGCCCCCGGGACACCCCTGACCCCCCTCACCCGGCGGCTGGTCGCCGTCGCGCTGGTGATCGCCGCGGTCAACCTGCGTCCGGCGATCACCAGCCTCGGGGCGCTCATGGCCGAGGTGCGCACCGGGCTGCACATGAACGGCACGGTGGCCGGGCTGCTCACCTCCGTACCCGCCGTGTGCTTCGCCGTCTTCGGCACCGCCGCGCCCCGGCTGGCCCGCCGGTTCGGCCCCGGCGCGGTGGTCTGCGCCGGCATGGCCGCCATCGCCGGCGGGCTGCTGCTGCGCCCGTTCGCCCAGGGCACCGCGGTCTTCCTCGCCGCCAGCGCGCTGGGGCTGGCCGGCATAGCCGTCAGCAACGTGCTCCTGCCGGTGGTCGTCAAGCGGTACTTCCCCGACCGGGTCGGCGCCATGACGGGGCTGTACTCGATGGCGCTCTCCCTGGGCACCGCGGTCGCCGCGGCCAGTACGGTGCCGCTGACCCGGGCGATGGGCGGCGGCTGGCGGCTGGGCCTGGGGGTCTGGGCGGCGCTCGCCGTGGTCGCCGTGGTGCCGTGGCTCGCGGTGGCCCGTACCGGCCGGGGTGCCGCCGCCGGCGCCCCGGCCGCCGGCTCCGCGCCGCGCGTCCGGATCACCCGCAGCCGGACCGCCTGGGCGCTCGCCGTCTTCTTCGGCCTCCAGGCCACCGGCGCGTACATCACCATGGGGTGGCTGCCGCAGATCTTCCGGGACGCGGGCGTGTCGGCCGCCACCGCGGGCGTGCTGCTGGCGGTCACCATGGTGCTCGGCGTCCCGCTCTCCTTCGTCCTGCCCGCGCTCGCCGCCCGGGTGAGCCACCAGGGCTGGCTGGTTGCCGCGCTCGGCGCCTTCGGCCTCGCCGGCTACGCCGGGCTCTGGCTCGCGCCCGCCGCCGCCCCGGTCGCCTGGGCCCTGCTGATGGGCGTCTCCAACTGCGCCTTCCCGCTGGCGCTGACCATGATCGGCATGCGCTCCCGCACCGGTGCCGGGGTCGCCCAGCTCTCCGCCTTCGCCCAGAGCACCGGCTACCTGCTGTCCATCCCCGGCCCCATCCTCGTCGGCGCCCTCTACCAGAGCACCGGCGGCTGGCACCTGCCCATCGCCCTCATGGCCGCCCTCATGCTCCCCCAGATGGCCGCCGGCATCCTGGCCGGCCGCAAACGCCACGTGGAGGACGAGATCTGA
- a CDS encoding SGM_5486 family transporter-associated protein codes for MPVLEPNPPKPQKKLLLMLCMMLGVPAVVAIVASIAAHY; via the coding sequence ATGCCCGTGCTCGAGCCGAACCCTCCGAAACCGCAGAAGAAGCTGCTGCTGATGCTCTGCATGATGCTGGGCGTACCGGCGGTGGTGGCGATCGTGGCCTCGATCGCGGCACATTATTGA
- a CDS encoding FadR/GntR family transcriptional regulator: MPLSSPRRSVLADQVINQLRTQITSGEWPVGSRIPTEPELVEQLGVARNTVREAVRALAHNGLLDIRQGSGTYVVATSELAGVMHRRFADADQGDVAEVRSVLEASAARLAALRRTERDLRHLDKVLARREEAWHSGDAEAFVDADAALHLAVVGAAHNEVLTEMYADLGQVLREFLRADVGGELRPEGYVDHARLVEAIRAGDGASAAAEAGGHARSCRARDTAADR, translated from the coding sequence ATGCCGCTGAGCTCGCCCCGTCGTTCGGTCCTCGCGGACCAGGTGATCAACCAGTTGCGCACCCAGATCACCTCGGGTGAGTGGCCGGTCGGCTCGCGCATCCCGACCGAGCCGGAGCTGGTCGAGCAGCTCGGGGTGGCCCGCAACACGGTGCGCGAGGCGGTGCGCGCGCTCGCCCACAACGGCCTGCTCGACATCCGCCAGGGGTCCGGCACCTACGTGGTCGCCACCAGCGAGCTGGCCGGGGTGATGCACCGCCGGTTCGCCGACGCCGACCAGGGCGACGTGGCCGAGGTGCGCAGCGTGCTGGAGGCGTCCGCGGCCCGGCTCGCCGCCCTCCGGCGCACCGAGCGCGACCTGCGCCACCTGGACAAGGTGCTGGCCCGGCGGGAGGAGGCGTGGCACTCCGGGGACGCCGAGGCGTTCGTGGACGCCGACGCCGCGCTCCACCTCGCGGTGGTCGGCGCCGCCCACAACGAGGTGCTCACCGAGATGTACGCCGACCTCGGCCAGGTGCTGCGGGAGTTCCTGCGCGCCGATGTCGGCGGGGAGCTGCGCCCGGAGGGGTACGTGGACCACGCGCGGCTGGTGGAGGCGATCCGGGCCGGGGACGGCGCGTCGGCGGCGGCGGAGGCGGGAGGCCACGCGCGGTCGTGCCGGGCCCGGGACACGGCCGCCGACCGCTGA
- the serB gene encoding phosphoserine phosphatase SerB, with amino-acid sequence MDDVSQPGPAPDVPVGAASGPTLLVKIFGKDRPGITAGLFDTLAAYGVDVVDIEQVVTRGRMVLCTLVTAPEGGPAAEGGLRATVHNWAESIKMQAEIISGTGDNRPRGTGRSHVTVLGHPLTAESTAAIAARITAVGGNIDRIFRLAKYPVTAVEFAVSGAPTGVLRTALAMEAAHRGVDVAVVAAGLHRRAQRLVVMDVDSTLIQDEVIELFAAHAGCEDQVAEVTAAAMRGELDFEQSLHARVALLAGLDASVVDKVRAEVRLTPGARTLIRTLKRLGFQVGVVSGGFTQVTDDLKERLGLDFASANTLEIVDGRLTGRVTGDVVDRAGKARLLRSFAEQAGVPLSQTVAIGDGANDLDMLNTAGLGVAFNAKPVVRQAADTAVNVPFLDTVLYLLGITREEVEAADLHLDA; translated from the coding sequence ATGGACGACGTTTCGCAGCCCGGTCCCGCCCCCGACGTTCCGGTCGGGGCGGCCTCGGGGCCCACGCTTCTGGTCAAGATCTTCGGCAAGGACCGGCCGGGCATCACCGCCGGACTCTTCGACACGCTCGCCGCCTACGGCGTGGACGTGGTCGACATCGAGCAGGTGGTCACCCGGGGCCGGATGGTGCTGTGCACCCTGGTCACCGCACCGGAGGGCGGACCCGCCGCGGAGGGCGGGCTGCGCGCCACCGTTCACAACTGGGCCGAATCCATCAAGATGCAGGCGGAGATCATCTCCGGCACCGGTGACAACCGGCCGCGCGGCACCGGACGCTCCCACGTCACCGTGCTCGGCCATCCGCTCACCGCCGAGTCGACGGCGGCCATAGCGGCCCGGATCACCGCCGTCGGCGGCAACATCGACCGTATCTTCCGGCTCGCCAAGTACCCGGTCACCGCCGTGGAGTTCGCCGTCTCCGGCGCGCCCACCGGGGTGCTGCGCACCGCCTTGGCGATGGAGGCGGCCCACCGCGGGGTGGACGTGGCGGTGGTCGCCGCCGGGCTGCACCGGCGGGCGCAGCGGCTGGTGGTGATGGACGTGGACTCCACCTTGATCCAGGACGAAGTGATCGAGCTCTTCGCCGCCCACGCCGGCTGCGAGGACCAGGTCGCCGAGGTGACGGCCGCGGCGATGCGCGGGGAGCTGGACTTCGAGCAGTCGCTGCACGCCCGGGTGGCGCTGCTGGCGGGGCTGGACGCCTCGGTGGTCGACAAGGTGCGCGCCGAGGTCCGGCTGACCCCGGGCGCCCGTACCCTCATCCGTACGCTCAAGCGGCTCGGCTTCCAGGTGGGCGTGGTCTCCGGCGGCTTCACCCAGGTCACCGACGACCTCAAGGAACGCCTCGGGCTCGACTTCGCCTCCGCCAACACCCTGGAGATCGTCGACGGGCGGCTGACCGGCCGGGTCACCGGTGACGTGGTGGACCGGGCCGGCAAGGCACGGCTGCTGCGGTCCTTCGCCGAGCAGGCCGGGGTGCCGCTCTCCCAGACCGTGGCGATCGGCGACGGCGCCAACGACCTGGACATGCTCAACACCGCCGGGCTCGGCGTCGCCTTCAACGCCAAGCCGGTGGTGCGGCAGGCCGCGGACACCGCGGTCAACGTGCCGTTCCTGGACACCGTGCTCTACCTGCTGGGCATCACCCGGGAAGAGGTCGAGGCGGCCGACCTCCACCTGGACGCCTGA